The nucleotide window CCTTGGATGTACCAATCATCTTCCCATACGCACCAAACGCTTTGTTGATTGGTTTCTTCGTCAGCTTTATCGTTGGGACGTTCAGTATGTTTGCAATGATTGGTATGGGAACCACGGTTATCATTCCAGGTGTTGTTGGTCACTTCTTCTGTGGGGGTGCCGCTGGGATTTACGGTAACGCTACTGGTGGCCGTCGTGGTGCCATCATCGGTTCCGCGGTTAACAGTTTGCTGATCAGTTGGTTGCCATTACTCATCCTGCCTGTTCTGGGTGGTTTGAAGTTGGCTGCTTCAACTTTCGCCGATACCGACTACTTGGTACCTGGTATCTTACTTGGTAACTTGGGTCACTACGGTGAAGCTGCTGTTATCACTGGTATCATTGGCTTTACTGTCGTCGTTATCATCTGGTCCTTCTTCCTTAAGGGAGACAAGAAAGATGGTGTCAAGGCTGAAGGTTAATCTAACCTTGAGTCACAACTTTTAAAAATTTTGGTCCATGGATAAGGAGTAATCGTTAATGACAAATACAGGCACAAGTGAAGTTCAAGCGAACTTTACAGAGAAAGACGAATTAGCCGTCAATTCTTTGAGAATGTTGAGTGTGGACATGATTGAAAAGGCTAAGTCAGGGCACCCAGGTCTGTGCTTGGATGCAGCACCCATGGCTTATGTTTTATGGAATTACCACATGAAGACTGACCCAAAGCGTCCAAACTGGATTAACCGCGACCGGTTCGTGCTCTCAGCAGGTCATGGTTCAGCACTGCTTTACAGCTTACTGCACATGAGTGGGTACGCCGTTAAGATGGATGATTTGAAGCAATTTCGGCAGACTGGCTCATTAACGCCAGGCCATCCCGAATATGGTCACACACCAGGCGTTGATGCGACGACTGGTCCGCTGGGCCAAGGGATTGGTATGGCTGTGGGGATGGCTTTAGCTGAAAAGCATTTAGCAGCTAAGTACAATACCACAGATTACGATTTGATCGATCACTGGACCTATACCATTGTTGGTGATGGTGACTTGATGGAAGGTATCAGTCAAGAAGCCATCAACATCGCTGGTAAAGAAAAATTGAACAAATTAATCGTGCTTTACGATTCAAACGATATTACGTTGGATGGACCGTTAGCTAACGGTTCTGTCGAGACGCAAAGTTACCGTTTCAAAGGAGCTGGCTGGAATTACCTCTTCGTCGAAGACGGCGAAGACTTAGCAGCAATCAACAGCGCCATTAACGAAGCTAAGCGGGCTACGCAACCAACGATTATTGAAGTTAAAACACAAATTGGCCATGGTTCACCACAAGCAGGGACTAATAAGGTCCACGGTGCAGCCTTAGGTGCCGAAAACATGAAGAAGACCAAGGAATTCTACCACTGGAGCCAAACCCCATTCTCCGTTTCCGAAGATGCCTATGCTGAATTCAAGCAAGGGATTGAAGAACGTGGGCAAGCCGCTCACCATGAATGGACGGAGCTCTACACGAACTACCAACGCAATGAACCTAAGTTGGCTGCCGAATTTACCCCAGAAGTGGGTCCTAAGTTGGACATGAGTCAGGTTAAATTGAGTGATGAAACGATTGGCAAGGAAGTTGCTACGCGGGTCACTAACTCAGAGATCTTGCAACAAGTTGCTAAGTACAACCCGAACTTCTGGGGTGGTGCCGCTGACTTGTCTTCCAGCAATAAGACGCAGTTGAAGGATGAAGGGCGCTTTAGTCCTGAAGATCCTGCCAACGACAACGTTTGGTTTGGTGTTCGTGAATTTGGTGAAGCTGCTGCTTTGAACGGGATGACTTTACATGGTGGCTCACGGGTCTTTGGGAGTACCTTCTTTACATTTTCAGACTACATGAAAGCTGCTATTCGTTTAGCTGCCTTACAAGGCTTACCTGTGACCTTCGTCTTCACGCATGATTCGATTGCGGTTGGCGAAGATGGTCCAACACATGAACCAATCGAACAATTAGCTGGCTTACGCGCAATTCCTAACGTCAACGTTATTCGGCCAGCCGACGCCCACGAAACTTTGGGTGCTTGGCAGACGATTGCTGAGACGACCGACAAGCCAACCGTTTTGGTTCTGTCCCGTCAAGGGTTGCCATTGCTGGAACAAACGCATCCGGCAGATGTCGCCCGTGGTGGCTACGTTGTTTCACCAGCTAAGAGTGAAGCTTCCGATGGAATTCTGATTGCCAGTGGTTCCGAAGTGCAGTTAGCCTTGAAGGCCCAAGCTAAGTTACGTGAAAAGCAATACGATGTTTCCGTTGTTTCTATTCCTAGCTTTGAACTCTTTGAGCAACAGAGTGAGGAATACAAGAACTCTGTCTTACCACCACAAATTGACAAGCGGATCTCTATCGAAATGGACAGTACGTTTGGCTGGGGTAAGTACACCGGCTTAAACGGTGCGAATATCGGTGTGGATACCTTTGGTATGAGTGGTAAGGGTTCTGAAATCATCGAAAAGTTCGGCTTTAACACGGATACAATCGTTAAGAAGTACGAAGAATTATGGAAGAAGTCGGAATAAGCATTTGAGGTGAAGGATTACATGTCAAAGAGAATTACGGGTATTGCGGCAAGTGACGGTATTGGTATCGCCAAGGCCTACCGCTTAGTAGATCCAGATTTGAGTTTTGAGAAGAGGTCGATTACTGACGCTGATGCTGAAATCAAGCGTCTCGAAGAGGCCATGAGTGATTCTACGGATGACTTAAAAGTTATTCGAGACAAGGCGGCTGAAAATTTAGGCGAAAGTGAAGCTGAGGTTTTTGACGCCCACATAACGATTCTGGCTGACCCTGAAATGACTTCCCAGATTGAGGAGCTCATTAAGAAGCAAAAGATTAACGCTGAAGAGGCTTTGAAAGAGGTCACTGACCAATTCATTACTATCTTCGAAGGAATGACGGATAACAAATACATGCAAGAACGGGCGGCTGACGTCAAGGACGTTACCAAGCGGGTCATGAGTCATTTGTTAGGCAAGTCGCTTCCTAACCCGGCATTGATCGACGAGCCAGTAATTGTGATTGCCCATGATCTCACACCTTCTGACACAGCTCAGATGGACACGAATTACGTGAAGGGTTTCCTGACTGATTTAGGCGGTCGGACGAGTCATTCGGCCATCATGTCACGAACTTTGGAGATTCCAGCGGTTGTCGGAACTGACCAAGCGACTCAGTTAGTTCAGGATGGCGATACATTGGTCTTGAACGGGCTAGATGGTTTTGCCTTGGTTGCCCCCGACGCGGATGAGATTGCCCAATATCAGGAACAAGCCAAGCAATACGCGGCGGAACGTGCCGAATGGCGAAAACTCAAAGACGCTGCATCTGTTTCTAAGGATGGCAAGCACTTTGAGGTTGCGGCCAACATTGGGACGCCCGACGACATTGACGCCGTTGTCGATGCCGGGGCCGAAGCAGTTGGTCTGTTCCGGACGGAATTCCTTTACATGAACAGTGACAAGTTACCATCCGAAGATGATCAGTTTGAAGCTTACAAGAAGGTCGCTGAGGCCATGCACGGTAAGCCAGTGGTCATTCGGACCATGGATATTGGTGGGGACAAACACCTGCCATACTTGCCACTTCCTGAAGAAATGAACCCATTCTTGGGTTATCGGGCAATCCGGATTTCATTGGACCGGCAAGAGATCTTCAGAACGCAGCTGCGGGCCTTGATTCGGGCTTCCCACTATGGTGAGATTCGAATCATGTTCCCAATGATTGCGACGCTGGATGAATTCCGCGCAGCCAAGCAAGTCTTCTCTGAGGAGAAGGCGAAGTTGATTGCCGACGGGGTTCCGGTTGCAGATGACATTAAGCTCGGAATGATGGTTGAAATTCCAGCCTCTGCCGTCTTCGCTGATCAGTTTGCTAAGGAAGTTGACTTCTTTAGTATTGGGACCAACGATTTGATTCAATACACCTTTGCTGCCGACCGGGGTAACGAGCACGTTTCCTACCTCTACCAGCCTTACAATCCAGCTTTACTGCGGTTGATCAAGAACGTGATCGATGCCGCTCATAAGGAAGGTAAGATTGCGGCGATGTGTGGTGAAATGGCTGGCGACCAGGTTGCGGTTCCACTACTGATGGGGATGGGGTTGGACGAATACTCAATGAGTGCCACGTCTGTCCTCCGTGTTCGGAGTCAAATGAAGCATCTTGACACCACTGATTGGGCACAAGTTGTTGAGGAAGCCCTCACTACTTGTCAGACCAATGAAGAGGTCAAGGACCTCGTGGAAAAGCACCTTCAGGCTTAACCACGATTGGGAAGCACTAAAAGAATAATGTTTCACTAAATAGCATGGTTGCCAGGCAAATTGGCATCATGCGTTTAGTGTTTTTAGGACCATTTTGCTGGCGTTGCTTAGTCTGATTGTCTGCATGGCGTGGTACAATCAAGACCGAGTAAGTTAGATATGGGTTCCACTGTCTGATGGGTTCGACTCCCACCAGGTGGTTTCGTAATGCTTGGGCTGGCCGGTGATAAGTGATTATGCCAGTCCAGCGTTAATGGTTGTCGCTTGAGTTGAGAGAGATTGTTGAGGTAATGATATGCTGAACATTAGTAAGAAAGGACAAATTAATCTATTAGTTTCTATCTTGGCTGAGGGTAAGAAGTACAAGACCGTGGCCGATTTGGAAGCTAGAATGAACCTCTCCCGGCGTAGCGTGTTTTACTGGTTGAAACAAGTCAACGCTACTTTGAAGTCGCTAGATTTGGATGATGTGCAGAGACTCTCGCAGGGGGGCTACTTTCTGACACAGTCTACGTTGGATGAGTTGCAGCAACACACCCAGTCTGAAGCACAGCCCCTGTTAAACGTGGCTGAGCGGCGGCTAATGATTATCTGGTACTTGGTCCAGCAGGACGCTCACCTATCGCTGGTGAACCTGTCAGAACGATTAAACGTTTCCAAAAATACCATCATCAAAGATCTACGGGCGTTGCCAGCATTGTTGCCGGCGGATACGGAGATTATTAATACGAGTCATGGTAAGGCTTTGGCTGGAAGTGAAGTGATGCAACGCCGGTGGGTTTACCGGCAGTTGGCCCAGCAAAATTTACTAATTATTCATAAGATCCAGAAGTTACCACACATTCCAATATTGACGGAGCGGTTATCTCAATTGCAGGCGGATACTGGTAACTATTACACGGGTGACGCTGCTCAGACACTGATTTGGTATACAGCTTGGCTACTAGATCGGTTACAGGATACCGATCGCGCACTGACTACGGTCAACAATTACCCCCTAGATCGGTTTAGCCAATGGTGTGAAGACTTGCTGTCACACTATGGACAGGTGACCCCCGGAGAGATTGGGAGCCTGCGGGAACTATTACTGGCTGGTCAGCTGCAACAAGTTAATGATGATGACCGCTTTGCCAAAGAATTGTTGACGACCACGCAGAAGGTAGCTCGGCGGTTTAGTTCTGTATCGGGGATCGATATGGTGACTGACAAGTTCTTAGAGGCTTTGGCGACTCATTTGTACTCGACGTATTTTCGAATTAAATACAATGTACAATATCACCACACCAATCTGACGGATGTGAAGTTAGAATACAGTTACTTGATGAATCTGACCAAATACGCGTTGAAACCGTTTGAAGAGTTTTTGCACGCACCAGTTTCTAGTGATGAGTTGGCACTGATTGCTGTGTATTTTGGTGGCGAGGTCAAACGGCTCTCACCGGATTGGCTAGAGTCGGAGAAACAGCCGGACGTTATCCTAGTCTGCACGAGTGGGGTGGGGACAAGTCTGTTGTTATATCAACAGTTATCGGCACGCTATCCGAATATCAGCTTTTCCCAACCGGTAAGTTTAGAAGAGTTTCAGAAAATTGATTTGACCCAGGGTGCCCCTAAATTGGTACTAACCACAGCTAAACTTCAGGCACCAGTGGACGTACCGACCTTGTGGGTCCAGGCGATTCCAACTTCAAGTGATTTTCAGCGCTTGAGTCAAGAATTTCGGCAGTTAGGCTTATTGGATAATTCCCAGGAGACAAAGTTAGTTCATGCCGTGCTTGACATCATTACGGATTACGCCCGGGTTGATGATTTTAACGGATTGACCGCCAGTTTGCGAGATTACTTCCAGAAAACACCGGTGGAAACGACTGCGGTGAAGAACAGTCGCCCATCGCTGGCAGATCTGATTACGCCGGCGCGCATTCAGATTGCCCCTGGAAAATTAGATTGGCAAGCAGCGGTTCATGAATCATTGGTACCTTTGCAGATCGATGGGACGGTCCAACCGATGTATGCTGACCGGATTGTGGGGATTACATTGGCCAAAGGACCGTACATGATGATCAAAGATGGTGTCATGTTGGCCCACGCTAAGCCAGAGGATGGTGTGAATAGCCTGGGGATGTCACTGTTGCTCCTGAAGCAACCGGCCACCATAGTTGCACAGGGTCAGGAACGTCGGTTAGACGTTGTCTTTGGCCTGGCACCAGTTGACCGGGACGCGCACGTCCACGCTTTGAGCCAATTGTTAGCATTGCTACAGGACGCAGGACTGTATGCAGAATTACGGATCGCTGACCGCCCAGAGGATATTTACAAAATTTTGGAGCGGGCGATTCAGCTGCCTTCATAGAGAAACGTGAAATATCACAATGCACGTTGCTGGTGGCTGACACTCCGGTTTTGATTGGGTATTGGGATGGTCAGAACTGAAGAGGTTGCTCACCTCACGCGTGATGGGCCACCTGATTTGCGCGCTAATGGTGTTTAAGAAGAAATACATCTTGAGCTGCTAAAAACGTCTAGGAATTAGTCCTAGACGTTTTTTTAATTGCATTTTTAGCTAAATTAACGGGTCACTGTAGCGGGGGTTCTTGGCTAGGTCTTTTATTTAAACGCTAAAGTAAGTCCCAAGCCAACGGTAACCAAAGCCACGACTCCTAGAATCCAGTAGACAATGTGCGGAGTGTCTCGTTCCATTTTACGACCAAAGCTAATTTCAATCAGGGCGATAGTTGCAATGCCTAAGAGAAACTTCAAGCTGATGAGGAAGGGGGCGTGAACAAATGTCCGGATACTTAAAACAACCCCACTGATAATCATGACAAGATAGGCAATTCTTGCGATGAGTAGAAATTGTGTTATTCGTTTTTCAGAATGGCGAGTCAATCCTAAAATCACCAAAACCGTTAAGATGATCCACGTCCAAAAGTGTAGTGCCAGCCACATAAAAAACCGCTCCCTTACTTACTCGATACCCTAAGCCTACCATATTCAACGTGGTGGCGGAATTAATTTCCCTGACGGAAGACCATTTCAGCGAGGGGACCATACTGATGAACGGCGGTTAGTT belongs to Levilactobacillus yonginensis and includes:
- the tkt gene encoding transketolase; the protein is MTNTGTSEVQANFTEKDELAVNSLRMLSVDMIEKAKSGHPGLCLDAAPMAYVLWNYHMKTDPKRPNWINRDRFVLSAGHGSALLYSLLHMSGYAVKMDDLKQFRQTGSLTPGHPEYGHTPGVDATTGPLGQGIGMAVGMALAEKHLAAKYNTTDYDLIDHWTYTIVGDGDLMEGISQEAINIAGKEKLNKLIVLYDSNDITLDGPLANGSVETQSYRFKGAGWNYLFVEDGEDLAAINSAINEAKRATQPTIIEVKTQIGHGSPQAGTNKVHGAALGAENMKKTKEFYHWSQTPFSVSEDAYAEFKQGIEERGQAAHHEWTELYTNYQRNEPKLAAEFTPEVGPKLDMSQVKLSDETIGKEVATRVTNSEILQQVAKYNPNFWGGAADLSSSNKTQLKDEGRFSPEDPANDNVWFGVREFGEAAALNGMTLHGGSRVFGSTFFTFSDYMKAAIRLAALQGLPVTFVFTHDSIAVGEDGPTHEPIEQLAGLRAIPNVNVIRPADAHETLGAWQTIAETTDKPTVLVLSRQGLPLLEQTHPADVARGGYVVSPAKSEASDGILIASGSEVQLALKAQAKLREKQYDVSVVSIPSFELFEQQSEEYKNSVLPPQIDKRISIEMDSTFGWGKYTGLNGANIGVDTFGMSGKGSEIIEKFGFNTDTIVKKYEELWKKSE
- the ptsP gene encoding phosphoenolpyruvate--protein phosphotransferase yields the protein MSKRITGIAASDGIGIAKAYRLVDPDLSFEKRSITDADAEIKRLEEAMSDSTDDLKVIRDKAAENLGESEAEVFDAHITILADPEMTSQIEELIKKQKINAEEALKEVTDQFITIFEGMTDNKYMQERAADVKDVTKRVMSHLLGKSLPNPALIDEPVIVIAHDLTPSDTAQMDTNYVKGFLTDLGGRTSHSAIMSRTLEIPAVVGTDQATQLVQDGDTLVLNGLDGFALVAPDADEIAQYQEQAKQYAAERAEWRKLKDAASVSKDGKHFEVAANIGTPDDIDAVVDAGAEAVGLFRTEFLYMNSDKLPSEDDQFEAYKKVAEAMHGKPVVIRTMDIGGDKHLPYLPLPEEMNPFLGYRAIRISLDRQEIFRTQLRALIRASHYGEIRIMFPMIATLDEFRAAKQVFSEEKAKLIADGVPVADDIKLGMMVEIPASAVFADQFAKEVDFFSIGTNDLIQYTFAADRGNEHVSYLYQPYNPALLRLIKNVIDAAHKEGKIAAMCGEMAGDQVAVPLLMGMGLDEYSMSATSVLRVRSQMKHLDTTDWAQVVEEALTTCQTNEEVKDLVEKHLQA
- a CDS encoding BglG family transcription antiterminator, whose amino-acid sequence is MLNISKKGQINLLVSILAEGKKYKTVADLEARMNLSRRSVFYWLKQVNATLKSLDLDDVQRLSQGGYFLTQSTLDELQQHTQSEAQPLLNVAERRLMIIWYLVQQDAHLSLVNLSERLNVSKNTIIKDLRALPALLPADTEIINTSHGKALAGSEVMQRRWVYRQLAQQNLLIIHKIQKLPHIPILTERLSQLQADTGNYYTGDAAQTLIWYTAWLLDRLQDTDRALTTVNNYPLDRFSQWCEDLLSHYGQVTPGEIGSLRELLLAGQLQQVNDDDRFAKELLTTTQKVARRFSSVSGIDMVTDKFLEALATHLYSTYFRIKYNVQYHHTNLTDVKLEYSYLMNLTKYALKPFEEFLHAPVSSDELALIAVYFGGEVKRLSPDWLESEKQPDVILVCTSGVGTSLLLYQQLSARYPNISFSQPVSLEEFQKIDLTQGAPKLVLTTAKLQAPVDVPTLWVQAIPTSSDFQRLSQEFRQLGLLDNSQETKLVHAVLDIITDYARVDDFNGLTASLRDYFQKTPVETTAVKNSRPSLADLITPARIQIAPGKLDWQAAVHESLVPLQIDGTVQPMYADRIVGITLAKGPYMMIKDGVMLAHAKPEDGVNSLGMSLLLLKQPATIVAQGQERRLDVVFGLAPVDRDAHVHALSQLLALLQDAGLYAELRIADRPEDIYKILERAIQLPS
- a CDS encoding DUF1516 family protein, whose protein sequence is MWLALHFWTWIILTVLVILGLTRHSEKRITQFLLIARIAYLVMIISGVVLSIRTFVHAPFLISLKFLLGIATIALIEISFGRKMERDTPHIVYWILGVVALVTVGLGLTLAFK